A stretch of Paenibacillus peoriae DNA encodes these proteins:
- a CDS encoding PTS ascorbate transporter subunit IIC: MEMFMSIIREPSIIIAIVTLLGLIFQRKKVSEIITGTTLSFMGFTMIKVGGGILGGVLTNFSQIFSYAFNLKGVVPSNEAIMALTIDQIGADAALILLFSMILNIVLARLTKFKYIYLSLHLILFMSFAATAVMKGLGLSSLTTIIVGSLVIGSYMAVFPYLLRNASKNIIKSDDYTIAHASMTSYILGTYLGKVFGNRENDTENVKINDRISFLRDPNVATTLTMLVLLLVSGLVAGSDYVSKLSDGKEYIVFILEQSAIFAAGLYIAKAGVKLFTTEIVPAFKGFSQVFAPGAIPGVDVLVLFDKSPNSALVGFLVSFFTGVACVFLFPFVGLPVIVPGIMACFLAGGAAAIFGNSSGGFRGAVISSCLNGFLLCLLPALTLPLFSFLGAEGVTFADPDFTTLSGVLWLIFRWF, translated from the coding sequence ATGGAAATGTTTATGAGCATTATCAGGGAGCCATCCATCATTATCGCGATTGTGACATTACTCGGCCTTATATTCCAGAGGAAGAAAGTATCAGAAATCATTACGGGAACTACCCTTTCTTTCATGGGCTTCACCATGATCAAGGTCGGCGGCGGCATTTTAGGAGGCGTTCTCACTAACTTCAGCCAAATTTTTTCTTATGCGTTCAACCTTAAAGGTGTCGTACCCAGCAATGAAGCCATTATGGCACTGACCATTGATCAGATCGGGGCGGATGCTGCGCTCATTCTGCTCTTTTCCATGATCCTTAACATCGTGCTTGCACGTCTGACCAAGTTCAAGTACATTTATTTGTCTCTTCACTTGATTTTGTTTATGAGCTTTGCCGCTACAGCCGTTATGAAAGGTCTAGGTCTCAGTTCGCTGACTACGATCATCGTCGGTTCATTGGTCATTGGGAGCTATATGGCGGTGTTTCCTTACCTACTCCGAAATGCCAGCAAAAACATTATTAAATCGGATGATTATACGATTGCTCATGCTTCCATGACCTCTTACATTCTGGGCACCTATTTAGGGAAAGTGTTCGGCAACCGTGAAAATGACACCGAAAATGTAAAAATTAATGACCGCATCAGTTTTTTGCGCGACCCCAATGTTGCAACGACCTTGACGATGCTTGTGCTTTTGCTGGTATCCGGACTGGTTGCTGGTTCTGATTATGTCAGCAAATTATCGGATGGCAAAGAATATATCGTCTTTATCCTCGAACAGTCAGCTATTTTTGCTGCCGGCTTGTATATCGCAAAAGCGGGTGTTAAGCTGTTCACAACTGAAATTGTACCCGCTTTCAAAGGCTTCTCCCAAGTGTTCGCACCTGGAGCAATCCCTGGTGTGGATGTTCTGGTACTGTTCGACAAATCACCCAATTCCGCGTTGGTAGGCTTCTTGGTCAGCTTCTTCACAGGCGTTGCCTGCGTCTTTCTTTTCCCGTTTGTCGGATTGCCTGTCATTGTGCCAGGGATCATGGCCTGCTTCCTCGCTGGTGGTGCAGCCGCGATATTCGGCAATTCCAGCGGTGGTTTTAGAGGAGCTGTTATTTCCAGTTGTCTTAATGGATTCTTGCTCTGTCTGCTACCAGCTCTCACCTTGCCGCTCTTTTCTTTTTTGGGTGCCGAAGGGGTAACGTTCGCCGATCCCGACTTTACTACCCTTTCCGGAGTACTTTGGCTTATTTTTCGCTGGTTTTAA